Below is a window of Gemmatimonadota bacterium DNA.
ACTGCCCACGGCGGCGGGTCCCACCGAGGTGCCCGATGCGGCCGTGCACACGACGGGCGCGCAACTGGTGGGCGCGTTCACGCAGGACAGCCCCTTCGATCCGGACGCGCCGGAGCACCTCTGGTTCGACAATGGCGACGGCACGTTGCTGTTCCTGCACTACGACAAGCCGCTGCCCCAGGCGGCGAAGGTGATCTACACGGGCTATGGCGTGAAAGGCCGCTGGTGCGCGGAGGATCAGCCGGAGGGGTTCACGCATTTCCATCGCACGGCGAAGGTCGGGGCGTGGGACGCTGGTCACGGCGGCTCGAAGCCGGGCGAGGAGGGCTACTGGCTGAAGCACATCGCGGTCGAGAAGTTCGACATGCCGGCCATGATGGGGATGCCGGCCCGCACCATCGAGCCGGGGCTGGACCGGCAGTTCATGCCCACCAGGGCCCCGGACTGCAGAGCCTGATCGGCCTCGCGGTAAGGCGGCCGTCGGCCGCGGCGCTGCTGGCCATGGCGCTGGTGGCCGGCTGTAGGGCCGGCGGCCGCGACGAGGGAGACCGCGCGGCTGCCGCCGCGGCGGCGGACACGGCAGGCAAGGCTGCGCGCGAGCCCGGGGACCAGGCCGCGCGGGCGGCCCCGGGCGATGCCCGGCGCGGGGAACTGCTCTTCGGCCAGATCGGCTGCAACGGCTGCCATCTGGTGAACGGCGTGGGCGGCATGGTGGGCCCTGAGCTCACGGGCGTCGCCTCCCGGCCCACGCCGGACCCCGGGCGCTGGCCCTCGGCCGAGGCGTACGTCCGCGCCTCGATTCTGGAACCCGGCACCTACCTGGTGCCCGGCTACACGGCCGACATGCCCGGGCCCGACAAGCTCGGGCTCGCGCCCCAGCACGTGAACGACCTCGTCGCCTACCTCATGACCCTGCTCTGATCGGGCGAAGCCTAACGTCCACCGGGCGGCGTGAGCATGCCTTCGGCAGCCGCCAACGGAAGTAGTGGCGCGGCTGGAGAGGCGGTTACGGTGCCTACCTCGCTGCCGCCAACGGTCCCTTTCTCCAGCACAGATCCCGGTCTTCGGGTTGGCCCCCGCCGGGAGGCGCCCTATTTTGCCGTGGGTTGTAAGGGCCGCACGAGCGAGAGCGGGCATACGATGGAACGACAGGCGACGGGGAGTGGCTACCGTTACCGCGATTTCCCGGGCGTGTTTTGGGACGCGGCACCCGACGCCGCGATCGAAGTGGAGAAGCCCGAGGTCCTGGCGCGTATCCTCTCGACCAGGCGGATGGACGTGATCGCCAAGCTCGTCACGCCCGAGCTGCTGCGGCGAAAGCTGGAGGACCTTCCCATCCCCGATCCACGGCGTCGCTTCTGGCGGCTGGTGCTGGAGCAGATGCCAGCCCGAGCCGGTGCCTAGCCACGCCGACGATGTTGCCTGGCGACCCCCTAATCCTGCGCTCGCTGCACATACAGATCCTGCGCATCGTCGGTGCGGCGGAGCGCGAATATGGACCTATCGGCCTGCGGCTCATGGGTGGGACGGCCCTCTCGGCGTATTACCTGAAGCACCGCGAGTCGGAGGACCTCGATCTCTTCGGCGGGCCGACCCTGAATGCGAAGGACTTTGCGCTGTTCGTGCGGGATCGGCTCGAACGCGACGGGCTGTACGTCCACATCAGGGAGCACGAGCCGCTGAACCAGGGGTTCGCACGTTATCTGGTGACGGAGGGCGTCGATCCTCGAGACCAGCCGATCCGAGTCGACTTCGGCAGGGAGTCCGCCTTTATGCTGGAGCCTTCCCTGCTCACCCAGGAGGGCGTTCGAGTTGCCTCGTTCCGAGACATCTGTGCGGGAAAGATCGGTGCCCTCTGCACACGGTCCGATGCCAGGGACTACATCGACTTGCACGCTATACTCCGGCGTCCTGGCGCGGCGGGCGCGACGCCCGACGATGAGACCGTCCGGCAGCGCATGCGGTCGCTGCTTCGTGACGCTC
It encodes the following:
- a CDS encoding cytochrome c, which produces MALVAGCRAGGRDEGDRAAAAAAADTAGKAAREPGDQAARAAPGDARRGELLFGQIGCNGCHLVNGVGGMVGPELTGVASRPTPDPGRWPSAEAYVRASILEPGTYLVPGYTADMPGPDKLGLAPQHVNDLVAYLMTLL
- a CDS encoding nucleotidyl transferase AbiEii/AbiGii toxin family protein is translated as MLPGDPLILRSLHIQILRIVGAAEREYGPIGLRLMGGTALSAYYLKHRESEDLDLFGGPTLNAKDFALFVRDRLERDGLYVHIREHEPLNQGFARYLVTEGVDPRDQPIRVDFGRESAFMLEPSLLTQEGVRVASFRDICAGKIGALCTRSDARDYIDLHAILRRPGAAGATPDDETVRQRMRSLLRDAQESDPGLSPVVVGETVARGLGRSLVRDFPLRLILPMTDEEVQTTLALALEACAREAGNKWLTG